The following DNA comes from Malania oleifera isolate guangnan ecotype guangnan chromosome 12, ASM2987363v1, whole genome shotgun sequence.
accaaagaaaacattcttcttAAGGATACACTAGGACATTATTGCACCTTCCCTAAGAAGATTTAACACAATGTAGTTTCTCGGTCAGCTAGAAATCAGTCCATAAAAATTTTACCATTTACAGGCTTTCTTCGTTTTAAAAGGAATTTCAGACTCCCATAAGTAGAGTCAGAAACAGTTTGTAAGCTACATTTTGCATGCTGGCATAAACTCCCCCTACTTGTCATATCAAATTAAGAGCCTTGAAAGTGTAGACATTATGAAAATAACATCAATAATTAGAAGCCCGCATACATTTAAAGAAAGGAAGGACTTGCCATGATTGCGATGAATAGAGCTGCAAGAGAAGGTCAGCAATTTTGCAGGAATTTGAGTTCAAGAATCAAGCAGCTAAGCACAGACATGGCAGGCGGATCAATCGTTCCAAACTAGTGACGAAAGAAGAACACCAGCCAATACAAAAAGCACTACTATGCTTGCACTACAAACTAAATATAACAAAGAATGACAAattatatctaaaaatcctagtCCAATTCCAACTTCTTTCCTTTGTCAACCGCACCAATTAGAACATATTGTAAACAACGgaaaacaaaaaaggaaacaaGGAAGTTGCAAAAGAAGGAAAACAGATCTTCTAGAGTTACTCGAGAGAGTTTTTGTATGAGAAGGATATGTATATACTTTCAACTCCACAAACTCTAAAAAAGAAGAACTCTAGAGGATCTTGATCCAAAATAAAGATATCAATATTAGCAAAATGAACACCAACATCACAGACAAGCATGTATCTTCTgattcttctcttcttcttttttctcattTACTATGGGCTTAGGGTTTCAAGAAGTTACAGTACATGAAGCGGTGTAGAACTAGGACAGTCCCTTGCGAAGCTTTTGGATTGAAGCGAACATTTTTCGCCTGGAACCAACAGCATTTATTCCCATATCCTTGAGATCCTCCAACGTCAACATTGGCAATACCTCATCGTCCACCTCGTGTATCTCAAAAATCGGGGCGTACCGACTTAGCCCGAGCTCAATAAGCCACGCTCTCACTCCGTCATCTAGAAACTGATTCGTATCCCTCTCGCTGGCGAAGTTCCGATCACTTCTGCCGTCCAATTCAATCGCATCTTGATCCCGGCTCTCCGAAGCCCTAGCCCTAAGCGGCCTCCGATGCTGCGCGTGCCACAAATCGACCCCTAAGTCATCGAACGAGTGTACCGGGCTCTCCGAGCCATCCAGCTCGAACTCCCTGAACCCTTCGTCGGCGTCTTCTCTTCCACCGAACGCCTCGTCACGCTCGGCGGCGGCGGCGTCGTCGACCTTCGCCGCCCAACTCGATCTCACTCTCTTTGCGGCTATTCCCCTTTTCGATTTCGACTCCTTCAACCTTCGATTATCGAGATTTCCGTCGCCGGAGAAGTTATGTTCCTCGGCGGCACCAGCGTCTAGGGTTTCTAGGGAGTCGCCGCCGTTCACGAGGTTGGTGAGAGGGCGagtcttggaggatttggaagcTAGGGCGGGGTCTTTCGTGAACCGCCAGGGCTTGCTTCTGCGGCCGTGAGATTCGTAGGAGAGCGTCGCCGGTTGGTCGCCGATGTCCCCTAGTCGGACGCTGGGACGGCGTTGGCGCTTGGGGGCTAAGGTCGGTCCAAGATTGTTGTCGACGGGAGGAGGCGCCGTCGACGGAGCGGCGGCGACCAGGGCTTCCGATGGTTGTAACTCTGCCATTACAGAAGGGGAGTGGAGGTGGGGCGGGCGGGGGGTGGGGGGAGCGAAGTGCGCGTAGGATAAGGAACAGGGGAGCGTGCGGGAATCTAGTGGGTCGTGAGAAATGGGTAGTGATGTGTTGTCACCGTTGGATGAGCTCCAAGTTTCGGATGTATATTTTTTGGGTGTGATCGGACGGGGCTGATGATTCGACGGTGTCCTTAAATCAAGATCGTAAAGAATCAGTGGAGAAGGCAAAAGTTTTCAAGGGACGAACGTTTTTGCAACAAATAAAATTTAGAGGCAAAAAATATATCACATAAAACAATATTTGCGATTAAAAATGTGATTGAAACTCTGAAATCAAAGTAGAAAACACAacgaaaaaattttgagttttttttttcgaACTCctagtagaaaaaaaaaaatcttcttacAAATTAGACgataaaaaattacaaattctATTAAATTGGATTTTATCTTTGATTCTTATAATGTACAAAAGACATTATAAGAATTAaagtaattattaaaataattttaaaaaaatattatatgatggagaagatatacaataataatactcaAATGTGAGGAATGACTAAAGACATAAATATGCAAATTTAATAAAATCCCTCAATCATTTTCTTGTTATTtcatagtaaaaaaaaatgaaccaCTATAGTATTACTATTTTAATAACAATTAAGTCCGTTTGTTAtagaaaattgaaattcaaaagaaaacaaaatattgaTAACGGGTGATGTTTTGTTTTTGCAACTTATTAAATAAGGTATTTCATTCAATTAGTTgttgaaaaaaaaactaaaacaaatacaAAAGGGTTGTAGTTCGAGTTGAGCATTTTTGGTAGGCTAGTCGATGCCCTCCCTTTAGTCGAAGCTGGGCAAGCAATGGTGGTATAGGTGTGAATAAATATTCTTATAATATTCACACTGTTTTTAACTTTGAtgagttttaacttttaaaagtaatttttatttctcatattttaaaatcaatcTCTTTAAGTATGACGATGGGTAATCCATTATTGAAGGTCGAGTTTTAAGGCATAAGGATTCTCTTAAAGTCAATGTTTACTTGTCATGTGGTAATATCCACAAAGATAATTTTATCCCatcaatgataataataattatttaataataatgataataaatgcctataaaaattaataaaaataaataattgttACTAAAACTTGCTTTTAATGTTTATTTAGGGCCCTATAATTATTTAATCTTTTCCTTTGTGTTTATAtctttgtttttcttgtttgttcAATATTGGCGCACTTCCTTAAAAAGATATTACTCTCCTACCAATTCTATTTAATGTATCTACTACTAGCTTTGTATTATTGCTAAAACTCAATTTATATTTTctcctatatatatttttttttaaattatgttaaaatcaaatttaatttGCAGACATTGATTAGGTATGTACCTTGTCAGTTAATTTGAATTATCAATATCCTAAAGCAGATATACATCAAGTGCTTTCTAAACCATATTAATGACGGATACAATCTTAAGAAAATAACTAATTGTGCTTCCACTTACTAACTTTCTACTGTAAATTTTtatatcaaaatataatttaTCGTCTCCTTAGTCTTGTTATTTTTGTTCATTTCATTAACTGCATTAAGTAGTTAAAAAAAAACaactatatttttataaaaaataatcatTCACCATAGTTAATAGAAAAACCATTACGGAGAAAACAAAACAATACAACAGTGTTAACCCGAATCACGAGAAAATATTACTCGTTTTAACTTATCTAACCTTACAATTTATTTAGTAAAAAATGTCTCATAATGtttatgtaatgacctgcttaatttatcatataataatacgAATTCAATAAataagtcaacccgaacccgtgggtaacggggacacctgtcattcacagcggaatctaggcagcagtaaatgaaaaacatcatcatcataaccacaaaagatataataccagagttaactataatccataaatatggtatttatatatacatctcccaaaataccaaaataaacctaggatcttacaacgaAAATCTTCTGATCCTATATCATAACTTTCCCTTCCCAtaaggaagctcaactcactcaacgacagccctgacccgctggtctctcctggtttcctgaaataatttaaacttagggtgagacatctctcagtaagggtagataaattaaaatcagttgtgtggtaacatgaatatttaatattgtaATACGTATatcgtacatttcacataccatcaaatataaatcgtaatatggttagataaacatataattttatactttcaagtaatcatacatgtattatctgatatatTCTATAATACTAAAAACTACTCAGGATGTataactaactgatgtcatgtattaccccccatgacgggttgtgcagcccaaaggggggacccgacaatggctggctgaccattgccgagtcaaaaatatctgtaagtacgatgggtctccacaccctggtccg
Coding sequences within:
- the LOC131145088 gene encoding uncharacterized protein LOC131145088, with product MAELQPSEALVAAAPSTAPPPVDNNLGPTLAPKRQRRPSVRLGDIGDQPATLSYESHGRRSKPWRFTKDPALASKSSKTRPLTNLVNGGDSLETLDAGAAEEHNFSGDGNLDNRRLKESKSKRGIAAKRVRSSWAAKVDDAAAAERDEAFGGREDADEGFREFELDGSESPVHSFDDLGVDLWHAQHRRPLRARASESRDQDAIELDGRSDRNFASERDTNQFLDDGVRAWLIELGLSRYAPIFEIHEVDDEVLPMLTLEDLKDMGINAVGSRRKMFASIQKLRKGLS